The Mycobacterium haemophilum DSM 44634 sequence CTACTTGGAGAAGGCGCGCGCCCATCAGCACACCGACGAATTGTGGTCCGAAGCAGGCAAGCTCGGCTTTCTCGGGGTGAATTTGCCGGAGCAGTACGGTGGTGGCGGCGCCGGAATGTATGAGCTGTCGCTGGTCATGGAGGAAATGGCGGCCGCCGGCAGCGCACTGCTGCTGATGGTGGTCTCGCCCGCCATCAACGGCACCATCATCAGCAAGTTCGGCACGGACGAGCAGAAGAAGCGCTGGCTGCCTGGCATCGCCGACGGCTCACTGACGATGGCGTTCGCGATCACCGAGCCGGACGCCGGGTCCAACTCGCACAACATCACCACCACCGCGCGACGCGACGGCAGCGACTGGATCCTCAAAGGCCAGAAGGTCTTCATTTCCGGTATCGACCAGTCGCAGGCGGTGCTGGTGGTGGCGCGCACCGAAGAGGCTAAAACTGGCAAGCTGCGCCCGGCGTTGTTTGTGGTGCCCACCGATGCCCCTGGCTTCACGTATCACCCGATCGGGATGGAGCTGGTCAGTCCCGAACGTCAATTCCAGGTCTTTCTTGACGACGTGCGGCTGCCCGCCGACGCACTCGTCGGAGCCCAGGATGCCGCAATCGCACAGCTTTTCGCGGGCCTGAACCCCGAGCGCATCATGGGCGCGGCCAGCTCCGTGGGGATGGGACGCTTCGCGCTCGATAAGGCCGTCGACTACGTCAAGACCCGCAAGGTCTGGTCCACCCCTATCGGCGCACATCAGGGTCTGTCACATCCGTTGGCGCAGAGCCATATTGAGGTCGAACTCGCCAAGCTGATGATGCAGAAGGCCGCAACGCTCTACGACAACGGCGACGACTTCGGCGCGGCCGAGGCCGCCAATATGGCCAAGTACGCGGCGGCCGAAGCGGCCGGACACGCCGTCGACCAGGCCGTGCAGTCAATGGGTGGCAACGGGCTGACCCAGGAATATGGCGTTGCCGCCATGGTGACCTCAACCAGGTTCGCACGGATCGCGCCGATTAGTCGTGAGATGGTGCTGAACTACGTCGCACAGACTTCGCTGGGCCTGCCTCGAAGCTACTGAAGCCTTACCGATGGATGCACTCGTCGACTACGCCGGCCCGGCCGCCTGCGGAGGTCCTTTCGCCCAGCTGACGCTGAACTCTCCCCATAACCGCAACGCGCTCTCGAGCACCCTGGTTAGCCAATTGCACCAGGGCCTGCGAGACGCAGCGGCGGATCCGGCGGTGCGGGTGGTGGTGCTCGGGCACACCGGCGGCACGTTCTGCGCCGGTGCGGACTTGAGCGAGACCGGTGACGGCGACCTGCGTGGCGATCGCGAGCGCGGCGCAGCCGGGCGAAGCGGGTCGCCACCATCGGCATTCGATATGGCCGTGGCGCGGGCCCGGGAAATGACGACGCTGCTGCGCGCCATCGTCTCCTCGCCGCTACCGGTGAT is a genomic window containing:
- a CDS encoding acyl-CoA dehydrogenase family protein — translated: MTDTSFIESDERQALRKAVAALVANYGHEYYLEKARAHQHTDELWSEAGKLGFLGVNLPEQYGGGGAGMYELSLVMEEMAAAGSALLLMVVSPAINGTIISKFGTDEQKKRWLPGIADGSLTMAFAITEPDAGSNSHNITTTARRDGSDWILKGQKVFISGIDQSQAVLVVARTEEAKTGKLRPALFVVPTDAPGFTYHPIGMELVSPERQFQVFLDDVRLPADALVGAQDAAIAQLFAGLNPERIMGAASSVGMGRFALDKAVDYVKTRKVWSTPIGAHQGLSHPLAQSHIEVELAKLMMQKAATLYDNGDDFGAAEAANMAKYAAAEAAGHAVDQAVQSMGGNGLTQEYGVAAMVTSTRFARIAPISREMVLNYVAQTSLGLPRSY